One Aciduliprofundum boonei T469 genomic region harbors:
- a CDS encoding transposase — translation MSRKLDLYKVVKMGMKALKRANIPLYWSKYSRKDYTLHQHMMLIVLTQYVGSIERMLQIVREMRKIKRVMRLKKIPHKSTISRELRRIPERWIRIVLREIVKIMGIPNKFAVDSTGIQIYYRSYYYTQRIGEAGKIREGLKLHAAVDIERKLITNAIVTKWHANDSPYLIPLLEKESVKEVYADKGYDSLRNIRFVLNKGGTPYIAIRNKARRGLRRRLLEKSKSPDWKKKYSHRNVIESVFHSFKRVVGDYIFSHSFSGASKLLLFKVLAYDLYV, via the coding sequence ATGAGCAGGAAATTAGACCTGTACAAGGTTGTGAAAATGGGGATGAAAGCTCTAAAGAGAGCAAATATTCCTCTTTACTGGAGCAAGTACTCTAGGAAAGATTACACTCTGCACCAGCACATGATGCTGATAGTGCTGACACAGTATGTGGGAAGTATAGAAAGAATGCTCCAGATTGTGCGAGAAATGAGAAAGATAAAGAGGGTAATGAGATTGAAGAAAATCCCCCATAAAAGCACAATTTCAAGAGAGTTGAGAAGAATACCAGAACGATGGATTCGCATTGTGCTTAGAGAAATAGTGAAAATAATGGGAATACCCAATAAATTTGCAGTGGATTCCACAGGTATTCAAATTTATTACCGTTCATACTACTACACACAGCGAATCGGAGAAGCAGGAAAAATAAGAGAAGGATTGAAATTGCATGCTGCTGTGGATATTGAGAGGAAGCTCATTACCAATGCAATAGTTACTAAATGGCATGCCAATGATTCACCGTACCTCATACCTCTTTTGGAGAAAGAGAGTGTAAAAGAAGTGTATGCAGATAAAGGCTATGATTCTCTACGTAACATACGATTTGTTCTGAATAAAGGAGGAACTCCATACATAGCAATCCGTAATAAAGCAAGAAGAGGATTGCGAAGGAGATTGTTAGAAAAGAGCAAATCACCTGACTGGAAAAAGAAGTACTCGCATAGAAATGTAATTGAATCAGTCTTCCACTCTTTCAAAAGAGTTGTTGGAGATTACATATTTTCCCATTCTTTCTCTGGTGCTTCTAAACTCCTGCTCTTCAAAGTTCTTGCCTATGATCTCTATGTCTAA
- a CDS encoding KaiC domain-containing protein, whose product MAMEEYVYELRDLKNKAPKIFGIPTGTKLDEMFYTVNYDEKQDRFIKKPLGGIPHLAVMNITGIPDTGKSLLVEQFAVYQAARNYPVLFVTVESPANFLYTALKQKAQVLGLDFEKVEENMIVIDASQNAELREDMSSLLDTMAYAIKKKNTKNVVIDSVTGLYEHREVLARQIVRQLFNFLKKWNQTALLVSQKRSSQSSETAEAAGGLAVAHIVDGTIVMDKEIINSKWSASLYRRNIGEVVRTIRIDGCRLVPHSSDTYIFEITDTGLIDIKGPLSKITGGD is encoded by the coding sequence ATGGCGATGGAGGAGTATGTGTATGAATTGCGAGATTTGAAGAACAAAGCGCCAAAGATATTTGGCATACCTACTGGTACAAAGCTAGATGAAATGTTTTACACGGTCAATTATGATGAAAAACAGGATAGATTCATTAAAAAACCATTGGGGGGCATACCTCACCTTGCAGTTATGAACATCACAGGTATACCAGATACGGGTAAGTCCTTGCTTGTGGAGCAATTTGCGGTTTATCAGGCTGCTCGTAATTATCCTGTTTTGTTTGTAACTGTTGAATCTCCAGCAAACTTTCTTTACACTGCTTTGAAACAAAAGGCGCAGGTTCTTGGTTTAGATTTTGAAAAAGTGGAGGAAAATATGATAGTAATAGATGCTTCCCAAAACGCAGAATTGAGGGAGGATATGAGTTCGTTGTTAGATACAATGGCATATGCTATAAAGAAGAAGAATACGAAGAATGTGGTTATAGATTCCGTAACTGGGCTGTATGAGCATAGGGAGGTTTTAGCCAGACAGATTGTAAGGCAATTATTCAATTTCCTCAAGAAATGGAATCAGACAGCGTTGCTGGTATCACAAAAGAGATCCTCGCAAAGTAGTGAAACTGCCGAGGCTGCCGGAGGTTTGGCTGTGGCACATATTGTTGATGGGACTATTGTTATGGACAAGGAGATAATAAACAGTAAGTGGAGTGCGTCCCTGTACCGCAGGAATATAGGAGAGGTAGTTCGCACAATACGCATTGATGGATGCCGCCTCGTCCCACATTCTTCCGATACTTATATTTTTGAGATAACCGATACTGGCCTAATAGACATAAAAGGGCCTTTAAGCAAGATAACAGGGGGTGATTGA
- a CDS encoding CARDB domain-containing protein: MKVKGRVYKKEKGVSEVLGSILILLITVMLFSTVFYYVSTMPTPKERIYAQFDANMKIEQNANGYYYLNITVKNVGGESLVDWRTMFIIVIDFTAKQHMLSWSNFSKQPFDKDGKFSQGESFYYDSSWDGFTYPSLEDIKALNIGVTLLDKNTGNIIWSTRLQGRTNMPPILVGLTTSPSPPILGKPATFKAIIFDPDNNDVSGYNVTLDFSNSILKYSIYGSPIKHMNYSGSNSFTTIVRFKTNESLDILRPYTVRVEINYGISSTQNLVVSYPAHIFVSRGTQSKAPDLYIDSKFITLSTLDPTHGDNVQVSVTIENLGGTGATFKLRVFDKYEGYKSATNPDGIIPIKTNLGSSEYLPSKTMNYTIAAAGQTTISFIWENVGANDSGEDVVSKVSGSHQLVFEIINVSPVENPNKYSDTATVSLTVLPSILLVDDDGYAEGSPWDTSRYYKYYLDTAGYKYDVDKSTINIGQLRNDIYSHDLVIWETGYKEDPITSQQALILQNFVYNKGGALWLISQEISSTNLKTILSDQNIVIYSKEMDAIEGVENTAINLTTSQGNVISDEIINRDNAPNGNDTIYFNSVGSLKEFIVGHIPGNPTSSYSPVAVYKDYSTIKSMGGKVVYMGFEMSRIHHYYAQDFIAYRVLKWLAGITGRAGNDLAVEDMIITPRDPLYKQPVHISVIVSNNGGTPLTSKVLLEVDGIVSLNINTTNPNSTGTIPPEGGFVTVNFTWIPTQPGKHTLTAIVNPYHTIKETNYQNNIINQEIVDTSVFVHFSTLVVYNSTKQYSVNERNIVISTLQHLGYRYKTLDTHSSNLPNGYETGDYFAQYNLVIWADTPIGKRDINAITDSLGNNPNTGQIFLGNDMAGYINSNSDLKRYLGISQMSSENVESESVLYGVNNVNSVSNGITLVIKENTQLYNISAADAQSLFRTYESVTSGYFDLENLSAVYENSIPSTGYGIVSEITGSGSKFAIVPFNLENIIGIFGLKNESIAKPYAPADQGEALLLYKLFNWFGYKPNMPELATYTSDINITYGGNIPNLPPIIGRSYMLRTKVYNYGAEGTNAVVRFYDDFDWIGSKTVYVPGNSYAQVEIKWTPMFAGAARHIRVIVDPLNEVKETVFNGTSNNGKEIFNFNNEAIKTVRVYYFWDNMENGAGNWIHEATVLDINGESPLDFINRRDVSTNVVGDWDWTLSGDTDSDGVYTQDGNTFYTNDTKVLNFTGGAYHSASSAFWMPEAPRLNKRKPIDIIFVIDTSGSMNSVVPGATVGDVNGDGRSNTRIDVAIQAAIDAVKELGPQDRVAVFTFDGNSHPEEYMGFTYVTADNLPTIISDLKDIQADGGTPLYDTLSWAVYYMDTQSADNPDREDATRGILVLTDGLSNSDNYGPNNVRNGARFDYAPGTGSYEVEDGVIKNYQKYVSSGLLKVPYNLLAISVAPDAWDGRLFPIGNSSQGRISMGLFEDDPVAIEQVFTTFIQLLIQQTTGGLRAVAPMSSYGDNLGNNLYASTTIQGLGAVVFSDGFRAYANEGGTGTPDDANTPGFLGRWKQSGFTIVSTNDGNYYYKSQSNYYYWTDEYWVAQTDGKGNGNQPPYLEHTIYPGDVLKYHYPGSYTIKGAEIRFWVGKNYEDSNYPDATINVYANGQLLTTLTHVLSDTDEAYYSVTIPVSIYDLSTYTINITVVNTDDYIAIDDVMVVYYIDYTPPSSSSGGSGGTIPADYSSVVDVKANYTYFITQPVEVSGAKKAFLTFWTKYWMTQGTNGGIIYLWGSNDENSWTWDSASRVYLMPTQSYTGNLKISGVNNYATTGGPKIDGSQNGLVDKYGNKPYWCFNGRSGDGTFGWDYISVDLSPYISEFKYIRIVFMLVQFGGVGPNNGWDPAMGWYLDDVKISITSDNSKDLWQLYNFGGTGAEKAHSGDYAWAYGISSNNWALPEGVDSSLITKQIDLSTARTAYLYFWIRFNLNPAAGLPPATVRVEISDDNGMTWSSITYGVRIGWGASGTGGISGTSSDGKYGWVNSGTLARINCDISGWAGKSVMIRFRVVTNATDYPTYANSNDPYGVFIDDVVVYGEGYASTITVSNNYLWTSSATSAITHTNYQKENNTTINNHKQHNLTIPLHFQKKMDNIDRSFKTTLELQSHGTILAIFRTRVNLRLFPQHSPLRI, translated from the coding sequence ATGAAAGTGAAGGGGAGAGTATATAAAAAAGAGAAAGGCGTTTCAGAAGTTTTGGGTAGTATACTTATATTGCTAATAACTGTTATGTTATTTTCCACAGTATTTTATTATGTGAGTACCATGCCCACTCCTAAGGAGAGAATATATGCCCAGTTTGATGCAAATATGAAAATTGAACAAAATGCAAATGGATATTATTACTTAAATATAACAGTGAAGAATGTTGGTGGAGAGAGTTTAGTTGATTGGAGAACTATGTTTATAATAGTAATTGATTTCACAGCTAAGCAACATATGCTCTCTTGGTCAAATTTCTCAAAACAACCTTTTGATAAAGATGGAAAGTTCTCCCAGGGTGAAAGTTTTTATTATGATTCCTCTTGGGACGGCTTTACTTATCCATCCTTAGAAGACATTAAGGCCCTAAATATAGGGGTAACTCTTTTAGATAAAAATACTGGTAATATAATATGGTCCACAAGGTTGCAAGGTAGGACTAATATGCCACCGATTCTTGTGGGTTTAACAACTTCTCCTTCACCACCCATTTTAGGTAAGCCTGCTACTTTTAAGGCCATAATTTTTGATCCTGATAATAATGATGTAAGTGGATATAATGTGACTCTTGATTTCTCCAACAGTATTCTAAAATACTCAATCTATGGATCACCAATAAAGCATATGAATTATTCTGGTAGTAACTCATTTACAACGATAGTCAGATTTAAGACTAATGAATCATTGGATATTTTGAGGCCATATACAGTTAGAGTAGAGATAAATTATGGTATATCTAGTACCCAAAATTTAGTTGTAAGTTATCCTGCTCATATATTTGTAAGCAGAGGTACACAATCTAAGGCACCTGATTTATATATCGATTCAAAATTTATAACTCTAAGTACTTTGGATCCTACTCATGGAGATAATGTACAAGTGTCGGTGACCATTGAAAACTTGGGGGGTACTGGAGCAACATTTAAATTAAGGGTGTTTGATAAGTATGAAGGATATAAAAGTGCAACTAATCCAGATGGAATTATACCTATAAAAACTAATTTGGGATCTTCAGAATATCTTCCCTCTAAAACTATGAATTATACTATAGCTGCTGCGGGGCAAACAACTATATCTTTCATTTGGGAGAATGTGGGGGCCAATGATAGTGGAGAGGATGTAGTTTCAAAAGTTTCAGGATCTCATCAGTTGGTATTTGAAATAATAAATGTATCTCCTGTTGAAAATCCAAACAAGTATAGTGATACTGCCACGGTATCTCTTACTGTGTTGCCTAGTATTCTCTTGGTTGATGATGATGGATATGCAGAAGGCTCTCCTTGGGATACGAGTAGGTATTACAAGTATTATCTTGATACAGCAGGATATAAATATGATGTAGATAAAAGCACCATAAACATTGGGCAATTAAGAAATGATATATACTCTCATGACCTCGTTATATGGGAAACAGGATATAAAGAGGATCCAATCACTTCTCAACAGGCCTTGATCTTACAGAATTTTGTGTACAACAAGGGTGGAGCGTTGTGGCTTATAAGTCAAGAAATATCTTCTACGAATTTGAAGACTATATTGAGCGATCAGAATATAGTAATATACTCTAAGGAGATGGATGCTATTGAAGGTGTTGAAAATACGGCAATAAACTTAACTACATCCCAAGGGAATGTAATTAGTGATGAGATAATAAATAGGGATAATGCACCTAATGGAAATGATACAATATATTTTAACAGTGTTGGAAGCCTTAAAGAGTTTATAGTTGGACATATACCGGGAAATCCTACATCTAGCTACAGTCCTGTAGCAGTGTATAAGGATTATAGTACCATAAAGTCCATGGGCGGAAAGGTAGTGTATATGGGTTTTGAAATGTCTAGGATACATCATTATTATGCTCAAGACTTTATAGCATATAGGGTACTTAAATGGCTTGCCGGTATTACAGGTAGAGCTGGAAATGATTTGGCTGTAGAAGATATGATTATAACTCCTAGGGATCCTCTTTATAAACAACCTGTCCATATAAGCGTTATAGTATCGAATAATGGTGGAACTCCTCTTACTAGCAAAGTTTTACTTGAAGTGGATGGCATAGTGTCTCTAAATATAAACACCACAAATCCGAACTCTACAGGTACTATACCACCAGAGGGCGGATTTGTTACAGTTAATTTTACATGGATACCTACTCAGCCAGGAAAGCACACTCTTACGGCTATTGTAAATCCATATCATACTATAAAGGAAACCAACTATCAAAATAATATAATAAATCAGGAAATTGTGGATACAAGCGTATTTGTTCATTTTTCTACTCTTGTAGTTTATAATAGCACTAAGCAATATTCAGTCAATGAGAGAAATATTGTAATTTCAACTCTTCAGCACCTAGGTTATAGATACAAAACACTTGACACGCATTCTAGTAATTTGCCCAACGGGTATGAAACAGGGGATTACTTTGCTCAATACAATTTAGTTATCTGGGCAGATACGCCTATTGGGAAGAGAGATATAAATGCGATAACAGACTCCCTTGGCAACAATCCAAATACCGGCCAAATTTTCTTAGGTAATGATATGGCGGGATATATTAATAGCAATAGTGATTTAAAAAGGTATTTGGGGATATCTCAGATGAGTTCAGAGAATGTTGAAAGTGAGAGTGTACTTTATGGCGTTAATAATGTGAACAGTGTTAGTAATGGTATTACCCTGGTAATAAAAGAAAATACTCAGCTGTATAATATCTCTGCTGCAGATGCCCAATCACTTTTCAGGACTTACGAGTCTGTCACTTCAGGTTATTTCGATTTAGAAAATTTATCTGCAGTATACGAGAATTCCATACCTTCTACTGGTTATGGAATAGTATCGGAGATAACAGGAAGTGGAAGTAAATTTGCCATAGTTCCATTCAATTTAGAGAACATTATAGGTATATTTGGTCTAAAAAATGAAAGTATAGCTAAGCCGTATGCTCCTGCAGATCAGGGTGAGGCGCTATTGCTCTATAAATTGTTTAACTGGTTTGGTTACAAACCCAATATGCCTGAATTGGCCACTTATACCTCGGATATAAATATTACTTATGGGGGAAATATTCCAAATCTTCCTCCTATAATTGGGCGCTCCTATATGCTTCGTACAAAAGTTTACAATTATGGTGCAGAGGGTACAAATGCTGTTGTGAGATTTTATGATGATTTCGATTGGATAGGAAGTAAAACCGTGTATGTGCCTGGTAATAGCTATGCTCAAGTGGAAATAAAATGGACCCCTATGTTTGCAGGAGCGGCTAGGCATATAAGGGTTATTGTTGATCCTTTAAATGAAGTTAAAGAGACGGTATTTAATGGAACGTCCAACAACGGTAAGGAAATATTCAATTTTAACAACGAAGCAATTAAAACTGTCAGAGTTTACTATTTCTGGGATAATATGGAAAACGGTGCTGGAAACTGGATTCACGAGGCAACAGTACTTGATATAAATGGAGAGTCGCCTCTGGACTTTATAAATCGGAGAGATGTTAGTACCAATGTGGTGGGTGACTGGGACTGGACATTAAGCGGAGATACAGATAGCGACGGAGTGTATACCCAAGATGGTAATACTTTCTATACAAACGATACCAAGGTTCTGAATTTCACTGGCGGTGCTTATCATTCTGCTTCAAGTGCATTCTGGATGCCTGAGGCACCAAGATTAAATAAGAGAAAACCTATTGATATCATATTTGTAATAGATACCTCTGGTAGTATGAATAGTGTAGTGCCTGGTGCCACTGTTGGGGATGTTAATGGTGATGGTAGATCAAATACTAGAATTGATGTAGCTATCCAGGCCGCAATCGATGCTGTTAAGGAACTAGGTCCTCAAGATAGGGTTGCAGTTTTCACTTTTGATGGCAATAGTCACCCTGAAGAATATATGGGATTTACATATGTAACTGCCGATAATTTACCAACTATTATTTCAGATTTGAAAGATATCCAGGCTGACGGTGGAACTCCCTTATATGATACTCTTTCTTGGGCGGTTTATTATATGGATACCCAATCTGCAGATAATCCTGATAGGGAGGATGCCACCCGTGGTATATTGGTATTGACTGATGGTTTAAGTAACTCTGATAATTATGGCCCTAATAATGTGCGTAATGGAGCTAGGTTTGATTATGCACCAGGCACAGGTAGTTATGAAGTAGAAGATGGAGTTATAAAAAATTATCAGAAATATGTATCCAGCGGGCTTCTTAAGGTCCCCTATAATCTCCTTGCAATCTCGGTAGCTCCAGATGCATGGGATGGGCGTTTATTCCCTATTGGAAACTCTTCCCAAGGAAGAATATCGATGGGCTTATTCGAAGACGATCCAGTAGCTATAGAGCAGGTATTCACCACATTCATACAACTTCTAATTCAGCAGACAACAGGTGGACTTAGGGCAGTAGCACCAATGTCTTCTTATGGGGATAACTTAGGGAATAACTTATATGCTTCAACTACAATTCAGGGGCTTGGAGCTGTTGTGTTTTCCGATGGGTTCAGAGCTTATGCAAATGAAGGAGGTACAGGTACTCCTGATGATGCAAATACTCCGGGCTTCTTGGGTAGGTGGAAGCAGAGCGGCTTTACTATTGTTTCTACGAATGATGGAAACTATTACTATAAAAGTCAAAGTAATTACTACTACTGGACAGATGAATATTGGGTTGCTCAAACGGATGGTAAGGGAAATGGAAACCAGCCGCCCTATCTTGAGCATACTATATATCCCGGAGATGTTCTAAAATATCACTATCCTGGTAGTTACACTATAAAAGGTGCTGAAATAAGATTCTGGGTTGGAAAGAACTATGAGGACAGTAATTATCCTGATGCTACTATTAATGTGTATGCTAATGGTCAACTTCTTACAACACTTACCCATGTTTTATCAGATACGGATGAGGCATATTATTCTGTTACTATACCCGTTTCTATATATGATTTATCTACATATACCATAAATATAACAGTCGTTAACACCGATGATTATATAGCAATAGACGATGTAATGGTTGTGTACTACATAGATTACACTCCGCCATCTTCAAGCTCTGGAGGGTCTGGGGGAACTATTCCCGCAGATTATTCTTCCGTTGTGGATGTAAAAGCGAATTATACTTATTTTATAACTCAACCTGTTGAAGTTTCTGGTGCAAAGAAGGCATTTCTAACCTTCTGGACAAAGTACTGGATGACGCAGGGTACTAATGGAGGTATAATTTATCTATGGGGATCAAATGATGAAAACTCTTGGACATGGGATTCGGCTTCAAGGGTTTATCTTATGCCAACACAATCTTACACAGGCAACTTAAAGATTTCTGGAGTTAATAATTATGCTACAACTGGAGGACCAAAAATAGATGGAAGTCAAAATGGACTCGTTGATAAATATGGAAATAAGCCCTACTGGTGTTTCAATGGAAGAAGTGGTGATGGTACATTTGGCTGGGATTATATTTCAGTGGATCTATCTCCATATATATCAGAGTTCAAGTACATAAGAATAGTTTTTATGCTTGTACAATTTGGTGGAGTTGGACCAAACAATGGTTGGGATCCAGCTATGGGTTGGTACTTGGATGATGTAAAGATTTCTATAACATCCGACAATTCAAAAGATTTGTGGCAATTATACAATTTTGGAGGTACGGGAGCTGAGAAAGCACACTCAGGAGATTATGCTTGGGCCTATGGAATTTCCTCTAATAACTGGGCTCTTCCAGAAGGTGTAGATTCATCTTTGATAACTAAGCAGATAGATTTGAGTACAGCTAGGACAGCGTATCTCTATTTCTGGATACGCTTTAATTTGAATCCTGCGGCAGGCTTACCACCAGCTACTGTGCGTGTGGAAATAAGTGATGACAATGGAATGACTTGGAGCTCTATAACCTATGGTGTTAGAATAGGATGGGGTGCTAGTGGCACAGGAGGTATATCTGGAACGAGCTCTGACGGTAAATATGGCTGGGTTAATTCAGGAACCCTTGCTAGAATCAACTGTGATATAAGTGGTTGGGCAGGAAAGAGCGTGATGATCAGGTTCAGGGTAGTGACTAATGCAACGGATTATCCCACATATGCTAATTCTAATGATCCATATGGAGTTTTCATTGATGATGTTGTGGTTTACGGCGAGGGCTATGCCTCAACGATTACTGTTAGTAACAACTATCTCTGGACTAGTAGTGCCACCTCTGCGATCACCCATACAAATTATCAAAAAGAGAATAATACTACCATTAACAATCATAAACAGCATAACTTAACAATTCCGTTGCATTTTCAAAAGAAGATGGATAATATTGATAGATCGTTTAAGACGACTCTTGAGCTACAATCACATGGGACTATATTGGCAATATTCAGAACCAGAGTGAATCTAAGGTTATTTCCACAGCACTCCCCTCTCAGGATCTAA
- the pyk gene encoding pyruvate kinase, with amino-acid sequence MRKTKIIATLGPAVKDDSTLISLIKAGVDIARLNIAHGSVEEHKNMKDKFEKISEELGKNTAIMLDIKGPEIRITRCKKKFVKKGDRIDIGDFGDIELNQKIVYNYLSPNTYVLIHDGEIKLQIKEIKDKLAIAEVVEGGIIAPHMGVNVPGVSIPIPYIQERDLEFIKALAPIDFIAASFIRSASDIVALRKVMDEIGLKGQIIAKIENQEGVNNIEEILEISDGIMVARGDLGTEIPVENLPQIQKYLLKKAIEYGKVGIIATQILESMIRNPLPTRAEVSDIANAVLDGADALMLSGETAIGKYPIEAVKVLARVAERADIMIENKNLLELKGSLSECVSNAAVLLANEIDADAILVLTRTGKTARLVSRHKPPMQILAATYSKKTLRSCSIYWGVNAFLIDKFGYAENALKNAIEKAEKDGLLKRGDVIVIAGGEPSGIPGTTNFVWVQLVGDVIARGKGYGKKKIRGKICRDAENCDILLMSHWNEINTENVRGIVIESKIYEPSKLINLSKKGISILAGTGKIEIENEVVTLDPERGVLWK; translated from the coding sequence ATGAGAAAAACTAAAATTATTGCAACTCTAGGTCCTGCTGTCAAAGATGATTCTACTCTTATATCTCTAATTAAAGCAGGTGTCGATATAGCAAGGCTAAATATAGCCCATGGTAGTGTGGAAGAACATAAAAATATGAAAGATAAATTTGAAAAAATATCGGAAGAATTGGGAAAAAATACGGCCATAATGCTGGATATAAAAGGTCCAGAAATTAGAATTACAAGATGCAAGAAAAAATTTGTTAAAAAAGGGGATAGGATTGATATAGGGGATTTTGGAGATATAGAACTAAATCAAAAAATCGTATACAATTACTTATCTCCCAACACATATGTGCTTATCCATGATGGTGAGATTAAACTGCAAATAAAAGAGATAAAGGATAAACTTGCCATAGCAGAAGTCGTTGAGGGTGGAATAATAGCCCCACATATGGGGGTAAATGTTCCCGGTGTTTCCATTCCAATTCCATATATTCAAGAGAGGGATTTGGAATTCATAAAAGCACTTGCACCTATAGATTTCATTGCTGCTTCTTTTATCCGCAGTGCTTCAGATATTGTTGCCCTTAGAAAAGTTATGGATGAAATAGGGTTGAAAGGGCAAATAATTGCAAAAATAGAAAATCAAGAAGGGGTAAATAATATAGAGGAAATATTGGAAATTAGCGATGGAATTATGGTGGCTAGGGGAGATTTAGGCACAGAGATACCCGTTGAAAATTTGCCACAAATCCAAAAATACTTGCTCAAGAAAGCAATAGAATATGGTAAAGTAGGAATAATAGCAACTCAGATTTTGGAGAGTATGATAAGAAACCCACTACCCACGAGAGCTGAAGTCTCGGACATAGCCAATGCGGTATTAGATGGTGCTGATGCCCTTATGCTCTCTGGAGAAACTGCCATAGGAAAATATCCTATAGAGGCAGTGAAAGTGTTAGCAAGGGTAGCAGAGAGAGCAGATATTATGATAGAAAATAAGAATTTACTGGAACTCAAAGGCTCTCTTTCTGAGTGTGTAAGTAATGCTGCAGTACTTCTTGCCAATGAGATCGATGCTGATGCAATACTGGTACTTACCCGCACAGGAAAAACCGCAAGGTTGGTTTCTAGACACAAACCACCAATGCAAATCCTAGCAGCCACATACTCTAAAAAGACATTACGCAGCTGCTCAATTTATTGGGGGGTAAATGCTTTCCTCATCGATAAATTTGGATATGCGGAAAATGCTTTAAAGAATGCGATTGAAAAAGCCGAAAAAGATGGTTTGCTTAAAAGGGGAGATGTTATAGTGATCGCAGGTGGAGAGCCTTCTGGAATTCCTGGCACGACAAACTTTGTGTGGGTTCAACTAGTTGGAGATGTAATTGCAAGAGGAAAGGGTTATGGTAAGAAGAAAATAAGGGGAAAAATATGCAGAGATGCGGAGAATTGCGATATTTTGCTTATGTCTCACTGGAACGAGATCAATACAGAGAATGTTAGAGGCATTGTTATAGAATCAAAAATCTACGAGCCGTCAAAACTCATAAATCTCTCAAAGAAAGGAATTTCAATCCTAGCTGGCACTGGAAAAATAGAAATTGAAAATGAGGTTGTAACTTTAGATCCTGAGAGGGGAGTGCTGTGGAAATAA
- a CDS encoding biotin--[acetyl-CoA-carboxylase] ligase, whose amino-acid sequence MGFQVIYFPYVSSTQEIAKNILMDRVAIVADEQNAGRGRRGRIWHSPPGGLWITAILKSTLEPQILSLVGGIAIAKALEKKGYKACLKWPNDVIYKGKKLAGVIGEHYKGYILLGMGINLQNDIPEEIRDIAINIPNLPRDDLLPTLLETLEDEIAKERDEIIKDWKKYNCTLGKKVKIVEDESFVGLAKDLTPEGFLLVEKEGEIKKVVAGDVIILQ is encoded by the coding sequence ATGGGATTTCAAGTAATTTACTTTCCATATGTATCTTCGACTCAAGAAATTGCAAAGAATATTTTGATGGATAGAGTAGCCATTGTAGCAGATGAGCAGAACGCAGGTAGAGGTAGGCGGGGTAGAATTTGGCACTCTCCCCCCGGGGGCCTCTGGATTACAGCAATTCTCAAAAGTACTCTAGAACCACAAATTCTAAGTTTGGTAGGGGGAATAGCAATAGCAAAAGCCTTAGAAAAAAAAGGGTATAAAGCATGCTTGAAATGGCCAAATGATGTGATTTACAAGGGAAAGAAACTTGCAGGCGTGATTGGGGAGCATTACAAAGGTTACATTCTTCTTGGAATGGGCATAAATCTCCAAAACGATATACCTGAGGAGATAAGAGATATAGCAATAAATATTCCTAACCTCCCTAGAGATGATTTACTTCCTACACTCTTGGAAACACTTGAAGATGAAATTGCGAAAGAGAGAGATGAGATAATAAAAGATTGGAAAAAATACAATTGCACCTTGGGCAAGAAGGTTAAAATTGTTGAAGATGAGAGTTTCGTAGGATTGGCTAAAGATTTAACTCCCGAAGGATTTTTGCTTGTTGAAAAAGAGGGAGAAATAAAAAAAGTAGTTGCTGGAGATGTAATCATTTTGCAATAA